A single genomic interval of Streptomyces sp. BA2 harbors:
- a CDS encoding DNA polymerase III subunit alpha, whose amino-acid sequence MPGFTHLHTVSGFSPRYGASHPERLAERAAERGMDALALTDRDTLAGAVRFAKACAKAGVRPLFGAELAVGEPAPSRGARRRTPVRGGAFIDESTPRVTFLARDGATGWAALCRLITAAHRSGEGQPVLPWEENHGDGMTVLLGPASDVGRALAAGRPDRAARLIAPWRERYGDALRLESVWHGREGTGPGSLRLAARTVGFAAEQGVRPVLSNAVRYADAGMGPVADVLDAARRLVPVDPTKELDGGERWLKGADAMLGNAERIVEAAGFRRDTAHRLVEQTQTAAAECLVDPEDDIGLGSVRFPEPHLVGAGRRTAQRVLASRAAAGMVLRGYDRAPEAREYWERMHHELDIIAYHGFASYFLTVAQVVDDVRDLGIRVAARGSGAGSLVNHLIGIAHADPVEHGLLMERFLSTRRAVLPDIDIDVESARRLEVYRAIIGRFGTERVATVAMPETYRVRHAIRDVGAALSMDPAEIDKIAKAFPHIRARDARSAMEELPELREVAGEWQRGGARHGRLWELVEALDALPRGVAMHPCGVLLSDASLLARTPVMPTSGEGFPMSQFDKEDVEDLGLLKLDVLGVRMQSAMAHAVEEVERATGTRVDVDAVPPGDPATYQLIKSTETLGCFQIESPGQRDLVGRLQPATFHDLVVDISLFRPGPVAADMVRPFIEARHGRAPVRYPHPDLAGPLKETYGVVVFHEQIIEIVDIMTGCGRDEADRVRRGLSDPESQGRIRFWFAQQAAAKGYDAETIGRTWEIIEAFGSYGFCKAHAVAFAVPTYQSAWLKAHHPAAFYAGLLTHDPGMYPKRLLLADARRRGVPILPLDVNRSAVAHRIELVSEPREAWGLRLALADVHGISEAEAARIADGQPYASLLDFWERARPGKPLAQRLAQVGALDAFGANRRDLQLHLTELRRGSRGSSGAQLPLSGGRKTAPAGLPDLDDAERLSAELGVLGMDSSRHLMGDHAEFLRELGVLTARRLREAEHGATVLVAGAKAATQTPPIRSGKRVIFTTLDDGTGLVDLAFFDDAHERCAHTVFHSWLLLVRGVVQRRGPRSLSVVGAAAWNLAELVELRQEGGLEAVGARLAEPGPDEASDGTPADDGRRIRMSTGYEMHPWADLQPPGERAATGRKLWHQSPGSAG is encoded by the coding sequence GTGCCCGGGTTCACGCATCTGCACACCGTCTCCGGGTTCTCCCCGCGGTACGGGGCCTCGCACCCGGAGCGGCTCGCCGAGCGCGCCGCCGAGCGGGGCATGGACGCCCTCGCGCTCACCGACAGGGACACCCTCGCGGGGGCCGTCCGGTTCGCCAAGGCCTGCGCGAAGGCGGGGGTGCGGCCGCTGTTCGGGGCCGAGCTCGCGGTGGGGGAGCCTGCCCCGTCGCGCGGTGCGCGGCGGCGGACCCCGGTGCGCGGAGGTGCCTTCATCGACGAGTCGACCCCACGCGTGACCTTCCTCGCCCGCGACGGTGCCACGGGCTGGGCCGCGCTGTGCCGGCTGATCACTGCCGCGCACCGGAGCGGCGAGGGGCAGCCCGTGCTTCCGTGGGAGGAGAACCACGGCGACGGCATGACCGTGCTCCTCGGCCCCGCTTCCGACGTGGGGCGCGCGCTCGCCGCGGGGCGCCCCGACCGGGCCGCCCGCCTCATCGCCCCCTGGCGCGAGCGCTACGGGGACGCGCTGCGCCTGGAGTCCGTGTGGCACGGCCGCGAAGGCACCGGACCTGGTTCGCTCCGGCTCGCCGCCCGCACCGTCGGCTTCGCCGCCGAGCAGGGCGTCCGCCCCGTACTGAGCAACGCCGTCCGCTACGCCGACGCCGGCATGGGCCCGGTCGCCGACGTGCTCGACGCCGCACGCCGCCTCGTCCCCGTCGACCCGACCAAGGAACTCGACGGCGGGGAGCGGTGGTTGAAGGGCGCCGACGCCATGCTGGGCAACGCCGAGCGGATCGTGGAGGCCGCCGGCTTCCGCCGTGACACCGCCCACCGCCTCGTCGAGCAGACGCAGACGGCCGCCGCCGAGTGTCTCGTCGACCCCGAGGACGACATCGGCCTCGGCTCCGTGCGCTTCCCCGAGCCGCACCTCGTCGGCGCGGGACGCCGCACCGCCCAGCGCGTACTCGCCTCGCGGGCGGCGGCGGGGATGGTTCTTCGGGGGTACGACCGCGCCCCCGAAGCCCGCGAGTACTGGGAGCGGATGCACCACGAGCTGGACATCATCGCGTACCACGGCTTCGCCTCCTACTTCCTCACCGTGGCACAAGTGGTCGACGACGTACGTGACTTGGGGATCAGGGTGGCGGCGCGCGGCTCCGGCGCCGGGTCCCTGGTCAACCACCTCATCGGCATCGCGCACGCCGACCCCGTCGAGCACGGCCTGCTCATGGAACGGTTCCTGTCCACGCGGCGTGCCGTCCTGCCGGACATCGACATCGACGTGGAGTCGGCTCGCCGCCTGGAGGTCTACCGCGCGATCATCGGCCGCTTCGGCACCGAGCGGGTCGCGACCGTCGCCATGCCCGAGACCTACCGCGTCCGCCACGCCATCCGCGATGTGGGCGCCGCCCTCTCCATGGACCCGGCCGAGATCGACAAGATCGCCAAGGCCTTCCCGCACATCCGCGCCCGGGACGCCCGCTCGGCCATGGAGGAGCTGCCCGAACTGCGGGAGGTCGCGGGGGAGTGGCAACGGGGAGGGGCGCGCCACGGCCGCCTGTGGGAACTGGTCGAGGCCCTGGACGCGCTGCCGCGCGGGGTCGCCATGCACCCGTGCGGGGTGCTGCTCTCCGACGCCTCGCTGCTCGCGCGTACGCCCGTCATGCCCACCAGCGGCGAGGGCTTCCCCATGTCCCAGTTCGACAAGGAGGACGTGGAGGACCTCGGGCTGCTCAAGCTCGATGTGCTCGGGGTGCGGATGCAGTCGGCGATGGCACACGCGGTGGAGGAGGTCGAGCGGGCCACGGGCACGCGGGTGGACGTGGACGCGGTGCCGCCGGGAGACCCGGCGACGTATCAACTCATCAAGTCCACCGAGACGTTGGGCTGTTTCCAGATCGAGTCGCCGGGCCAGCGTGACCTGGTGGGACGCCTTCAGCCCGCGACCTTCCACGACCTGGTCGTCGACATCTCGCTCTTCAGGCCGGGTCCTGTCGCCGCCGACATGGTGCGGCCCTTCATCGAGGCCCGGCACGGCCGCGCGCCCGTCCGCTATCCGCACCCGGACCTGGCGGGCCCGCTCAAGGAGACGTACGGCGTCGTCGTCTTCCACGAGCAGATCATCGAGATCGTGGACATCATGACCGGCTGCGGGCGCGACGAGGCGGACCGGGTGCGGCGCGGGCTCTCCGACCCCGAGTCGCAGGGGCGGATCCGGTTCTGGTTCGCGCAGCAGGCGGCGGCCAAGGGCTACGACGCCGAGACGATCGGCCGGACGTGGGAGATCATCGAGGCCTTCGGCTCGTACGGCTTCTGCAAGGCGCACGCGGTGGCCTTCGCTGTGCCGACGTACCAGTCGGCGTGGCTGAAGGCCCATCATCCGGCCGCCTTCTACGCGGGGTTGCTCACGCACGACCCCGGGATGTACCCGAAGCGGCTGCTGCTCGCGGACGCGCGCCGGCGGGGGGTGCCGATCCTTCCGCTGGACGTGAACCGGTCAGCGGTCGCTCACCGTATCGAACTGGTGTCCGAGCCTAGGGAGGCTTGGGGTCTGCGTCTCGCGCTGGCGGACGTCCACGGCATCAGCGAGGCCGAGGCCGCGCGGATCGCGGACGGGCAGCCCTACGCCTCGCTCCTCGACTTCTGGGAGCGGGCCAGGCCCGGCAAACCGCTCGCGCAGCGGCTCGCGCAGGTCGGCGCGCTCGACGCGTTCGGCGCCAACCGCCGCGATCTGCAGCTGCACCTGACGGAACTCCGGCGGGGCTCGCGGGGCTCCTCCGGGGCCCAACTCCCCCTGTCCGGCGGGCGGAAGACAGCCCCCGCCGGGCTGCCCGACCTGGACGACGCGGAACGGCTCAGCGCCGAGCTCGGCGTCCTCGGCATGGACTCCTCACGCCATCTCATGGGCGACCACGCGGAGTTCCTCCGGGAGCTCGGCGTGCTGACCGCCCGCCGCCTGCGGGAGGCCGAACACGGGGCGACCGTCCTTGTCGCGGGCGCCAAGGCGGCCACCCAGACCCCGCCGATCCGCTCCGGGAAACGCGTCATCTTCACCACCCTGGACGACGGCACGGGCCTGGTCGACCTGGCCTTCTTCGACGACGCGCACGAACGGTGCGCGCACACCGTCTTCCACTCCTGGCTGCTCCTGGTCCGCGGAGTGGTGCAGCGGCGCGGGCCCCGCAGCCTCAGCGTGGTCGGCGCCGCCGCGTGGAACCTGGCGGAACTGGTGGAGCTGCGGCAGGAGGGCGGACTCGAAGCGGTGGGAGCACGTCTCGCCGAACCGGGACCGGACGAAGCGTCCGACGGAACCCCGGCGGACGACGGCCGCCGCATCCGGATGTCCACGGGGTACGAGATGCACCCCTGGGCCGACCTCCAGCCGCCCGGTGAACGGGCGGCGACAGGGCGGAAGTTGTGGCACCAGAGTCCAGGGAGCGCGGGATGA
- a CDS encoding ABC transporter permease — MSFTDELKSAVTPRAALLVIGVLALQLLFIASYVGALHDPKPRDVPFGVVAPGPAAQETSDKLGKLPDEPLDPRVVKDEATARHQIMNRDIDGALIVDPRGTTDTLLVGSGGGTVLATALEKIATQVEGAEKRTVKTVDVAPASTKDFDGLSSFYLVVGWCVGGYLCASILAISAGSRAANGPRALIRTGVMALYSIAGGLGGAIIIGPILGALPGSVMGLWGLGSLIVFGVGMITLALQSLTGIVGIGLAVLLVVIAGNPSAGGAFPLPMLPPFWKEIGPWLPPGAGTWVARSIAYFKGNAITGPMLVLAAWAVVGTAVTLVMSALRGDRQPGQRPAMEEDTGAHRR; from the coding sequence ATGAGTTTCACCGATGAGTTGAAGAGCGCCGTCACCCCGCGAGCAGCCCTGCTGGTCATCGGTGTACTGGCCTTGCAGCTGCTGTTCATCGCCTCCTACGTAGGGGCCCTGCACGACCCGAAGCCGAGAGACGTGCCCTTCGGAGTCGTCGCTCCGGGACCCGCCGCCCAGGAGACGTCGGACAAGCTCGGCAAACTCCCCGACGAACCGCTCGACCCGCGCGTGGTCAAGGACGAGGCCACGGCCCGGCACCAGATCATGAACCGCGACATCGACGGCGCCCTGATCGTCGACCCCCGGGGCACCACCGACACCCTCCTGGTCGGCTCGGGCGGCGGCACCGTCCTCGCCACCGCCCTGGAGAAGATCGCCACCCAGGTCGAAGGGGCCGAGAAGCGGACGGTCAAGACCGTGGACGTGGCCCCCGCGTCCACCAAGGACTTCGACGGGCTCTCGTCCTTCTACCTGGTCGTCGGCTGGTGCGTCGGCGGCTATCTGTGCGCATCGATCCTCGCGATCAGCGCGGGCTCCCGGGCCGCCAACGGCCCGCGCGCACTGATCAGGACCGGCGTCATGGCGCTCTACTCGATCGCGGGCGGTCTGGGCGGCGCGATCATCATCGGGCCGATCCTCGGCGCCCTGCCCGGCAGCGTCATGGGCCTGTGGGGCCTCGGCTCGCTGATCGTCTTCGGGGTCGGCATGATCACGCTCGCCCTGCAGTCGCTCACCGGCATCGTGGGCATCGGCCTCGCCGTCCTGCTCGTCGTGATCGCGGGCAACCCGAGCGCGGGCGGCGCCTTCCCGCTGCCGATGCTGCCGCCGTTCTGGAAGGAGATCGGCCCCTGGCTGCCGCCGGGCGCGGGCACCTGGGTGGCCCGCTCCATCGCGTACTTCAAGGGCAACGCGATCACCGGGCCGATGCTGGTGCTCGCCGCCTGGGCGGTCGTGGGCACCGCCGTCACCCTGGTCATGTCCGCGCTGCGCGGGGACCGCCAGCCGGGGCAGCGCCCCGCCATGGAGGAGGACACCGGCGCCCACCGCCGGTGA
- a CDS encoding AAA family ATPase gives MITTLAVENYRSLRKLIVPLDRLNVVTGANGTGKSSLYRALRLLADSARGGAVAALAREGGLPSALWAGPAKAEATSLRLGFAGDEFGYGVDFGYPIPTSGSGAAPSMFNLDPEIKREFTWAGPVLRPAALLCDRAGPAVRTRTADGGWHRTQGIRPYDSMLSELADPQLAPDLLRLRELIRSWRFYDHVRTDAEAPARAARIGTRTPVLGHDGADLAAALQTIREIGDPAALDAAVDDAFPGSRVGIVEQGGRFELQLHQHGLNRPLGAAELSDGTLRYLLWTAALLTPRPPSLLVLNEPETSLHPDLLRPLADLILTATKDTQVVLVTHARPLADAVAQGAARHRVDVNSIELVKESGETTVAGRESLLDEPLWYWPKR, from the coding sequence ATGATCACCACCCTGGCGGTCGAAAACTACCGCTCCCTGCGCAAACTGATCGTTCCCCTGGACCGGCTGAACGTCGTGACGGGCGCGAACGGCACCGGCAAGTCGAGCCTGTATCGCGCGCTACGGCTGCTCGCCGACTCCGCGCGGGGTGGTGCGGTGGCCGCCCTCGCCCGCGAGGGCGGGCTGCCCTCCGCGCTGTGGGCGGGCCCCGCGAAGGCGGAGGCGACCAGCCTGCGCCTCGGCTTCGCGGGCGACGAGTTCGGGTACGGGGTCGACTTCGGGTATCCGATCCCCACCTCGGGATCCGGCGCGGCGCCCTCGATGTTCAACCTCGACCCGGAGATCAAGCGCGAGTTCACCTGGGCCGGGCCCGTCCTGCGCCCGGCCGCGCTGCTCTGCGACCGCGCGGGCCCCGCCGTGCGCACCCGCACTGCCGACGGCGGCTGGCACCGGACCCAGGGCATCCGCCCGTACGACAGCATGCTGAGCGAGCTCGCCGATCCGCAGCTGGCCCCCGACCTGCTGCGGCTGCGCGAGCTGATCCGCTCCTGGCGGTTCTACGACCACGTCCGCACCGACGCCGAAGCCCCCGCCCGCGCCGCCCGCATCGGCACCCGCACCCCGGTCCTCGGCCATGACGGGGCGGACCTGGCGGCGGCCCTGCAGACCATCCGCGAGATCGGTGATCCGGCGGCCCTCGACGCGGCGGTGGACGACGCCTTCCCCGGCAGCCGGGTGGGCATCGTCGAGCAGGGCGGACGCTTCGAACTCCAGCTGCACCAGCATGGGTTGAACCGCCCCCTCGGAGCGGCCGAGCTGTCCGACGGCACCCTGCGCTATCTGCTGTGGACCGCGGCGCTGCTCACGCCCCGCCCACCCTCCCTCCTCGTCCTGAACGAACCGGAGACGAGCCTGCACCCGGACCTCCTGCGCCCCCTCGCGGACCTGATCCTGACCGCGACGAAGGACACGCAGGTCGTCCTGGTGACCCACGCCCGCCCTCTCGCCGATGCTGTGGCCCAGGGAGCGGCACGCCACCGGGTGGACGTCAACTCCATAGAACTGGTGAAGGAGTCGGGCGAGACGACAGTGGCGGGCAGGGAAAGCCTCCTGGACGAGCCGCTCTGGTACTGGCCCAAACGGTGA
- a CDS encoding S1 family peptidase, with protein sequence MKHRRISKRRAAVAGAGITALIAAGITFQTANASESAPTPTPDTLSVAKAGKLASSLGKDLGLDAAGTYYDAKAKNLVVNVLDKSAADAVESAGAKARIVENSLAELKSARSTLSDKASIPGTSWAVDPATNKVVVTADRTVKGAELDKLGAVVKGLGSKAELQHSKGEFKPFIAGGDAIWGGGSRCSLGFNVVKDGAPHFLTAGHCTEAVTSWSEEQGGPAIGENAGSSFPDNDYGIVKYSGDTAHPSEVNLYNGSTQAITKAGDATVGQKVQRSGSTTKLHDGSVTGLDATVNYGNGDVVNGLIQTDVCAEPGDSGGALFAGDTALGLTSGGSGDCSAGGETFFQPVPEALSAFGAEIG encoded by the coding sequence TTGAAGCACCGACGCATATCCAAGCGACGTGCCGCCGTGGCAGGTGCGGGCATCACCGCACTGATCGCCGCCGGAATCACCTTCCAGACTGCGAACGCGAGTGAGAGTGCCCCGACCCCCACGCCGGACACCCTCTCGGTCGCGAAGGCCGGAAAGCTCGCCTCGTCCCTCGGCAAGGACCTCGGCCTGGACGCGGCAGGCACCTACTACGACGCCAAGGCCAAGAACCTCGTCGTGAACGTCCTGGACAAGAGCGCTGCCGACGCCGTCGAGTCGGCGGGCGCCAAGGCGAGAATCGTCGAGAACTCCCTCGCGGAGCTGAAGAGCGCCCGTTCGACGCTCAGCGACAAGGCATCCATCCCCGGCACCTCGTGGGCGGTCGACCCGGCCACCAACAAGGTCGTCGTCACGGCGGACCGCACGGTCAAGGGCGCCGAGCTCGACAAGCTCGGCGCGGTCGTGAAGGGACTCGGCTCCAAGGCCGAACTCCAGCACAGCAAGGGGGAGTTCAAACCCTTCATCGCCGGCGGCGACGCCATCTGGGGCGGCGGCAGCCGCTGCTCGCTCGGCTTCAACGTGGTCAAGGACGGTGCCCCGCACTTCCTGACCGCCGGGCACTGCACCGAGGCGGTGACCAGCTGGTCGGAGGAGCAGGGCGGCCCGGCCATCGGTGAGAACGCGGGCTCCAGCTTCCCCGACAACGACTACGGCATCGTCAAGTACAGCGGCGACACCGCGCACCCGAGCGAGGTGAACCTCTACAACGGCTCGACGCAGGCCATCACCAAGGCGGGCGACGCGACCGTCGGCCAGAAGGTGCAGCGCAGTGGCTCGACCACGAAGCTGCACGACGGCTCGGTCACCGGCCTCGACGCCACCGTGAACTACGGCAACGGCGACGTCGTCAACGGACTCATCCAGACCGATGTCTGCGCCGAGCCCGGTGACAGCGGTGGCGCGCTCTTCGCGGGTGACACCGCGCTGGGCCTCACCTCGGGCGGCAGTGGTGACTGCAGCGCCGGCGGGGAGACGTTCTTCCAGCCGGTTCCGGAGGCGCTTTCTGCCTTCGGCGCGGAGATCGGTTAA
- a CDS encoding slipin family protein, giving the protein MVEELVAAGVAVGSAGVVYVMAAARVVKQYERGVVLRLGRLQSSVRGPGFTMVVPFVDRLRKVNMQIVTMPVPAQDGITRDNVTVRVDAVIYFRVIDAAEAVVQVEDYRFAVSQMAQTSLRSIIGKSDLDDLLSNREKLNQGLELMIDSPAVGWGVQIDRVEIKDVSLPETMKRSMARQAEADRERRARVINADAELQASKKLAEAAHQMAEEPAALQLRLLQTVVAVAAEKNSTLVLPFPVELLRFLERATQAQQQQPPPTAVPESPAVAADPPAAVTETPAVALPDFGAPDSEAGAREAPGASRTGQD; this is encoded by the coding sequence ATGGTCGAGGAGCTGGTGGCGGCGGGAGTAGCCGTGGGGTCTGCCGGAGTGGTCTATGTCATGGCGGCGGCGCGTGTCGTCAAACAGTACGAACGGGGTGTGGTGCTCCGGCTCGGGCGGCTGCAGAGCTCGGTGCGCGGGCCCGGGTTCACGATGGTCGTGCCGTTCGTGGACCGGCTCCGTAAGGTGAACATGCAGATCGTGACGATGCCGGTCCCCGCGCAGGACGGCATCACCCGGGACAACGTCACGGTGCGCGTGGACGCGGTCATCTACTTCAGGGTGATCGATGCCGCCGAGGCCGTCGTCCAGGTGGAGGACTACCGCTTCGCGGTCTCGCAGATGGCGCAGACGTCCCTGCGCTCGATCATCGGCAAGAGCGACCTGGACGATCTCCTCTCCAACCGCGAGAAGCTCAACCAAGGCCTGGAGTTGATGATCGACTCTCCCGCGGTCGGGTGGGGCGTGCAGATCGACCGGGTCGAGATCAAGGACGTGTCGCTCCCGGAGACCATGAAACGGTCCATGGCGCGACAGGCCGAGGCGGACCGCGAGCGGCGGGCCCGCGTGATCAACGCGGACGCCGAGCTGCAGGCGTCCAAGAAGCTGGCCGAGGCCGCGCACCAGATGGCGGAGGAGCCTGCCGCGCTCCAACTGCGGCTGCTCCAGACCGTGGTGGCGGTCGCCGCCGAGAAGAACTCGACCCTCGTGCTGCCCTTCCCCGTGGAACTGCTGCGGTTCCTGGAGCGGGCCACACAGGCGCAGCAGCAGCAGCCGCCGCCCACCGCTGTGCCCGAGTCTCCCGCCGTGGCGGCCGATCCACCCGCCGCCGTGACCGAGACTCCCGCTGTCGCGCTGCCGGATTTCGGTGCTCCGGATTCGGAAGCCGGTGCGCGGGAGGCGCCAGGAGCGTCGAGAACCGGACAGGACTAG
- a CDS encoding trypsin-like serine protease has protein sequence MRNKRTTPRSGIARRTRLLAVATGLVAVGALAVPAANANDVTTFSSAQLTKASDAVLDADVAGTAWSVDKASNRLVVTADSTVSKAEIAKIKEAAGSNAGALKVERTPGKFTKLISGGDATYASSWRCSLGFNVRSGSTYYFLTAGHCTDGAGTWWANSAKTTVLGSTHGSSFPTNDYGIVRYTNGSITKSGTVGSQDITSAGNATMNQAVTRRGSTTGTHSGRVTGLNATVNYGGGDIVYGMIKTTVCAEPGDSGGPLYAGTKALGLTSGGSGNCSSGGTTFFQPVTEALSRYGVSVY, from the coding sequence GTGAGGAACAAGCGCACCACCCCCCGCAGCGGCATAGCGAGACGTACTCGTCTGCTCGCCGTGGCCACCGGACTCGTGGCCGTCGGCGCGCTCGCCGTCCCTGCTGCGAACGCCAACGACGTCACCACCTTCAGCTCGGCGCAGCTCACCAAGGCGAGCGACGCGGTGCTCGACGCGGATGTCGCAGGCACCGCATGGAGCGTCGACAAGGCGTCGAACCGCCTGGTCGTCACCGCCGACAGCACCGTCTCCAAGGCCGAGATCGCCAAGATCAAGGAGGCGGCGGGCAGCAACGCGGGCGCCCTCAAGGTCGAACGCACTCCCGGCAAGTTCACCAAGCTGATCTCCGGCGGCGACGCGACCTACGCGTCCAGCTGGCGCTGCTCGCTCGGCTTCAACGTCCGCAGCGGCAGCACCTACTACTTCCTCACCGCAGGGCACTGCACCGACGGTGCGGGCACCTGGTGGGCCAACTCCGCGAAGACCACGGTCCTCGGGTCCACGCACGGCTCCAGCTTCCCGACCAACGACTACGGCATCGTCAGGTACACCAACGGCTCGATCACCAAGTCGGGCACGGTCGGCAGCCAGGACATCACCAGCGCGGGCAACGCCACCATGAACCAGGCCGTCACCCGGCGCGGCTCGACCACCGGTACCCACAGCGGCAGGGTCACCGGCCTGAACGCGACCGTCAACTACGGCGGCGGCGACATCGTCTACGGCATGATCAAGACCACGGTCTGCGCCGAACCCGGAGACAGCGGCGGCCCGCTCTACGCGGGGACCAAGGCACTCGGTCTCACCTCGGGCGGCAGCGGCAACTGCTCCTCGGGTGGCACGACCTTCTTCCAGCCGGTCACCGAGGCGCTGAGCCGGTACGGCGTGAGCGTCTACTGA
- a CDS encoding DUF1684 domain-containing protein: protein MTTDAVRDWKHWHEQRTETVAAPYGPLSLTGTHWLADYPDGSLPDIPGRWTEAADEIVLTAEAGDGLTLDGQLFSGEARLAADPGPVGAARVGHGERRLVVLRREGLWAVRDFDPESATRRAFQGIEATAYDARWAVPGRFTPYAAESTDGDGTGVRTVRVGNADGVERGLGLGGELAFTLAGKDHTLQVSVEGDGSLWAVFADATSGVSSYRFRFLRPAAPDADGRTTVDFNRALLPPCAFADHFICPFPPPGNTLDAEIAAGERNLIGR, encoded by the coding sequence ATGACGACGGACGCAGTACGCGACTGGAAGCACTGGCACGAGCAGCGGACCGAGACGGTGGCGGCGCCCTACGGCCCGCTCTCCCTCACCGGCACGCACTGGCTCGCGGACTACCCGGACGGATCGCTTCCGGACATCCCCGGGCGCTGGACCGAGGCGGCCGACGAGATCGTCCTGACCGCTGAGGCCGGTGACGGGCTCACCCTCGACGGGCAGCTGTTCAGCGGCGAGGCCCGGCTCGCCGCCGACCCCGGTCCTGTCGGCGCGGCCCGCGTCGGGCACGGCGAACGCCGCCTGGTCGTGCTGCGGCGCGAAGGGCTCTGGGCGGTACGCGACTTCGACCCGGAGTCCGCAACGCGCCGAGCCTTCCAGGGCATCGAGGCCACCGCGTACGACGCGCGCTGGGCGGTGCCGGGCCGTTTCACGCCGTACGCCGCCGAGAGCACCGACGGCGACGGAACCGGGGTGCGCACCGTCCGGGTCGGCAACGCGGACGGGGTGGAGCGGGGCCTCGGCCTCGGCGGTGAGCTGGCCTTCACCCTGGCCGGAAAGGACCACACGCTCCAGGTGTCGGTGGAGGGCGACGGCTCATTGTGGGCGGTGTTCGCCGACGCGACCAGCGGGGTGTCCAGCTACCGGTTCCGGTTCCTGCGGCCCGCCGCGCCGGACGCCGATGGCCGCACGACGGTGGACTTCAACCGCGCGCTTCTTCCGCCGTGCGCTTTCGCCGACCACTTCATCTGCCCCTTCCCGCCCCCGGGCAACACCCTTGACGCCGAGATCGCCGCGGGAGAGCGGAACCTCATCGGTCGCTGA
- a CDS encoding amino acid ABC transporter ATP-binding protein, with product MSAMVELRSVHKSFGSLEVLRGLDLEVRKGEVTVILGPSGSGKSTLLRAINHLEKVDKGWISVDGALVGYRRSGDKLYELRERDVLKQRTRIGFVFQNFNLFPHLTVLENIVEAPVSALKRPRKEAVAHAGTLLARVGLADKADAYPKQLSGGQQQRVAIARALALEPKLLLFDEPTSALDPELVGEVLDVIKDLARQGTTMIVVTHEIGFAREVADTVVFMDEGLIVEQGAPDDVLDRPRHDRTRAFLSKVL from the coding sequence ATGAGCGCGATGGTCGAACTCCGGTCCGTACACAAGTCCTTCGGGTCCCTGGAAGTACTGAGGGGCCTTGATCTTGAGGTGCGGAAGGGGGAAGTCACCGTCATCCTCGGCCCTTCCGGCTCCGGCAAGTCCACGCTCCTGCGCGCCATCAACCACCTGGAGAAGGTGGACAAGGGCTGGATCAGCGTCGACGGCGCGCTCGTCGGCTACCGGCGCTCCGGCGACAAGCTGTACGAGCTGCGCGAACGCGACGTACTCAAACAGCGCACCCGGATCGGCTTCGTCTTTCAGAACTTCAACCTCTTCCCGCACCTGACCGTCCTGGAGAACATCGTCGAGGCCCCCGTCTCGGCGCTGAAGCGGCCGCGCAAGGAAGCCGTCGCCCACGCCGGGACCCTGCTCGCCCGGGTCGGTCTCGCCGACAAGGCGGACGCGTACCCCAAGCAGCTCTCGGGCGGACAGCAGCAGCGCGTGGCCATCGCCCGCGCGCTCGCCCTTGAACCGAAGCTGCTGCTCTTCGACGAGCCGACGTCCGCGCTCGACCCCGAACTGGTCGGTGAAGTCCTCGACGTCATCAAGGACTTGGCGCGCCAGGGCACCACGATGATCGTCGTCACCCATGAGATCGGCTTCGCGCGTGAGGTCGCCGACACGGTCGTCTTCATGGACGAGGGGCTCATCGTCGAGCAGGGCGCCCCCGACGACGTACTGGACCGTCCGCGGCACGACCGCACCCGCGCGTTTCTTTCCAAGGTTCTTTAG